The region TTAACGATAAGATGATTGATAGCTTCCACAAAATACTCCTGAATTTTTGCTTTACAAATTTAGTGTATTTTACAGATGTAATAAAAATACAGTTTTGTGTTTTTTTGTTGTGTTTGTTTGTTTAGCAGAATATTAAAATTACCATAGGTTTAATAATATCTTTAATAAACTCAGGTTTGAATTGAATGAAAGAAGCTGTACTACAAAATACCTAACGATAGAAGCAGCAAGTTAAATTTGGAATGCAAATCATCAATACTCCCGTCATTGGCAAAGATAAAATCAGCACGTTTTCTTTTTTCATCTTCAGCAATTTGGCTGGATTCGCGTTTAACAAAATCTTCTTCTGTTATACCCGATTTAAGCTTTCTTTGTAAACGAATATTTCTGTCAGAAATTATCAACACTACATAATCAAACATTCTTTCCATATCGGCTTCGTATATCAAAGCAGATTCCACAAAAACTGTTTTATTATCTTTTTCCAGACTCTTAATTGTATCATTAATCGATTTGATAACTCTTGGATGAAGTATAGATTCAATCTTATTCAAACTAACAGGATCAGAAAAAACCTTTTGAGCTAGATATTTAATATCAGGTTTATTGTTTATAAATGATTGTTTTCCAAAAGCTTTAATTATTTCATTACGAACTTCAGAATCCTTACTTAGGATTTCTTTTGAAATATCATCGGCTTTTAAAACAATAAATCCCTTTTTCTCAGCAAAAGAAGAAAAGAGGCTTTTACCAGATCCGATATTTCCGGTGATAGCAATTTTCATTTTTTAAATTAAGCTCATAAACAATACCATATTAACTTACTTTGCAATTCCGATCTTTCTTACTTCACGTATAACTACCACTTTAATTTGTCCCGGATATTCCATCTCTTCCTCAATCTTCTGAGCGATTTCACGGGCTAATCTATCTGCAACGATATCATCAACTTTATCATTTTCGACCATAACTCTTATTTCTCTACCAGCTTGTATTGCATAAGTTTTAGCAACACCTTCAAATGATTTAGCCATTTGTTCCAGATTTTCCAATCGTTTAACATAGCTTTCCAATGGCTCTCTTCGTGCACCGGGTCTTGCACCGCTTATTGCGTCAGCAGCTTGAACCAATGCTGCAATCGGATGCTCCATTTCAATATCTTCATGATGTGATCCAACTGCATTTACAACAATAGGATGCTCTTTGTATTTCTTAGTAAGATCATAACCAAGTAAAGCATGCGGACCCTCAACATTCTTATCAACTGTTTTACCAACATCATGTAATAATCCGGCTCTTTTTGCAAGTATGGGATCAAGTCCCAGTTCAGCCGCCATAATTCCTGTAAGATATCCTACCTCAATACTGTGCTGTAACAGATTCTGTCCATAGCTGGATCTGTATTTCATTTTGCCAACAAACTTAATAAGATCAGAATGCATATTATGAAGTCCAAGCTGCAGAATAGTATTTTCACCTTCTCGTTGAATTTCTTCTTCGAGTTCCTGAGTAACTTTTTCAACAACTTCTTCAATTCTTGCAGGATGTATTCTGCCGTCAGCAATCAATCTTTCTAGTGATAATCTTGCAATCTCTCTTCTAAACTGATCAAAAGATGAAAGGATAACAGCTTCCGGAGTATCATCAACGATAACATCAACACCTGTGGCGGATTCAAAAGCACGTATATTTCTTCCCTCTTTACCGATTATTCTTCCCTTCATTTCATCGTTTTGAATTTGAACTACCGAAACAGTAGTTTCAATAGAATAATCGGCTGCAGTTCTTTGAATAGCCTGAACAATTATTTTCTGAGCTTCTTTTTTAGCATCAGTTTTTGCGCGGTCGTGTATTTCTTTAATGGTTTGTGAAGCATCAATCTTTGCCTGATTAATCATGTTTTCAACCAGCATTTTCTTTGCTTCTTCAGAGGTCAAACCTGAAATCTTCTCAAGTTTGTCATTCTGTTCAGCTTCAAGCTTTTTAATCTCAACATTTTTTTCATCAAGATTTATTTTAAAATCCTGAAGTTGTTTTTCAAGTTTTCTTAATTCTTTTTCTTTTTGAAGCACCAGATCAAATTTTTTCTCGCTGTTTTCTTCACGTTGTTGAACTTGTTTTTCAAGATTTTGTAATTTTTGTTTTTTCTGATTTACTTCATTGTCAAATTCAACTTTTTTCTTGTACCACTCGTCTTTAACTTCAAGAAGTTTTTCTCTTTTAAGATTCGCAGCTTCTTTTTTGGCATCCTGAATTACTTGTTCGGCTTTTTCTTCTGCTGCACTAATACTTTTTTTGCCAACTCTAGTGTTGAACATCCATCCTAAATAAAAGAACAGAACAATCAGCACTACTATCATTGGTATTATAATAATCAGATCCATATTAACATTCTCCGGCTGTATAGTTTATTAAATACCGACACTGCCGCCGCTAATAGGAAAAACCCTATAAGCACGGTGGGAAAGCGCTCGAAAGCTTTTTACTTCCACTGCTCTGAAACAAGTTCAGAATCTCCGACAAGTCGGGGTGAGGCCTGTAATACACTCCGAAGTTCACAATCCCTGTTTAATTTAACTGTTAGTTTTTCATTAAAAAAACGGCAGTGCGGTAAACTTAAGATGGGTCAGACATTTCAGGTTCTTTAAGAAGAAGCTTTATTCTTTTAATCTTATCTGTAGCTTGAATTAGAAATTCACGGTTTTTATTCTTCTCGATAAATAAATCATAAGCAATATTCAAACAGGCAATAATTGCAATAGTCTGTGCCGGCTGATCTGGCAATTCATCCTTAGTTTCTTCCATCACTTTATTAACATAAAGTGCCAGTTCTTTTGCAATTTCTTCATTCTCAACCAAAAGAGAATATTCTTTATCAAATATTTTAATTTTAAGCTTCTTTTTTTCTGTCATTGAACTATCTTCACCATCAAACAATCATTTAATTTATAAGAACTTAAACCTGCCTGGAACCAGACAGATGAAAATCAATTTTAGAAATAATATCCTGTAATTTTAGTTTTAAGTTTTCTTTCTCCTTGCTATTTAAAGAATTAAATATATTTCCTTCTTCGTCCTGTTTAACTAAAACAATTTCCTGCTCCATATCTATAATTTTTTTTTGCAGAAACGCGTTTTCCTGACGAAGTTTTGCAATTTGTATTTCAAGTTCGGTTTTGCGTATTTCAGTATCTTTTAATCTGCTGCCAATTGTGGCAATCTCTGCTTCGATTGCAGAAAGATCCTGAATTATGGTATCGTATTTAGCCAGATCTACCAACTATTTACCTCTTAATTGAGCATTAAATTCTTTTGTAACTAAAGTAATTAAGTTATTAAAATCTTTCTCAACTTCTTCTTCGGTCAATGTTCTGTTATTATCATAATATTCAAGCGTAAAAGCAATACTTTTCTTTCCTTGTCCTAACAATTCACTTTCAAACAAATCAAAAACTGAGACTTCTTTAAGAAGTTGAGAGCTTTTCTTTTTAATAAACTCTTTAATATCAAGATATTTTACCGATTCATCGAAGATAAATGCAAAATCACGAATAACTTTAGGATATTTTAGTGGTTCTGTAAATCTTCTTTTTTGAGTACTTACATTCTTAAGCTCGGTTAAATTGAACTCAAAACAGTAAACATCCTGATTAATATCAAATTGTTTAAGAACTTCCTTTTTTATTTTCCCACCCGAACCAATTTCCACATTATTATAGTTTTTCTTAAAATAATAAGCGAAAATTTCATTTGCAGTGGAATAATAGGAATCAATTAAAACATTGTCAAGTGATAACTTAAGTAAAAATGAATCAACAATACCTTTAAGATTAAAAATATCAGATTCTTTTTCTGATATATTCCAGCCTTTCAGCTGTTCTTTACCGCTTATTAAAAACAAAAGATTCTGATTTTCTGAAAAATCATCAAAAGATTTAATTCCGTTTTCAGTCTTTTTATTAAAAACATTTCCAATCTCAAAAAGATTTATTTCCTTAACACCTTGTCTCAGATTTCTTGATACTGTTAATAATGCACCAGAAATCAATGTAGTTCGTAAATACTCCATATCAACACTTAAGGGATTTGAAACTTTTACTGGATTCCCAAAAATTTTAACATCATTTTCAGACTGCAACGGATTATTGATCATTTCAAAAAGTCCTAATCCACAAGCTACTTGTCTTATCGTCTCATCAATTTCAGTTTCATCGTGCTTCTGCTCAAGTGTAATATTTATTTTAGGAACAGTAGGAATATTATCATAGCCATTAATTCTCGCTATTTCCTCAATAAGATCAATCTCCCGTTCAATATCAGGGCGATATGTTGGAACAGAAACAAGTAAGTTATCATCATCCAAAACTTTAATTACTAAACCAAGCCGAGATAAAATTGTTTTTATTTTATTATGCGAAACTTCATAACCTAGAATCTTAGCTGTTCTGGAGAATCTTAATTTAATTTCTTTGGGCAGGATTACTTTTGGATAAACATCAATTAAACCATCAACAATTTTACCGTCTGCTAACTGTTCTATTAAACTTGCACATCTTTCTGCAGCAAACTTTGTAATATTGGGATCAGTTCCTCTTTCAAAACGATAAGAGGCATCTGTGCTTAAAGCAAGAGCCTTTGAAGTTTTCCTTACACTTGATGGATTAAAGTAGGCACTCTCAATCAATATATTTTTTGTTGATTCGGTTATTTCAGAATTCTCCCCACCCATTACTCCGGCGATAGCTACTTCTCTTTTTCCATCACAAATCATTAAAGTATTAACAGGCAGTTTTCTTTCTTTTGAATCAAGCGTTGTAAAGTCTTTTTCTGTTTTTGTACTTTTAACAATTATTTTTTTATCAGCAAGCTTATCAAGATCAAAAGCATGTAATGGCTGCCCGCACTCGTATAAAACAAAATTAGTAATATCAACAATATTGTTCCTCGGTCTCAATCCGATCTTTTCTAATCTGTCTTTCAGCCACTCAGGTGATTCTTTAATCTGAACATTCCTAATAACCTTTGCAATATAACGCGGACAATTGATTGCATCTTCAATTATTACGGAAGCTTCTTTACCCGCATCTTCTCCTTTATCGGAATAAGTCACTTCAGGCATTCGCAAATCTCTATCGAATAAAGCCGCAAGGTCTCGTGCAACTCCTATGAATGAAAGCGCATCTGGACGATTTGGAGTAATTGCGATATCAAGTATTACATCATTAAGATTTAATGCTTCAGTTATCGGTGTCCCGGTTTCAAGATTTTCATCCAAAACCATAATACCAGAATGATCATCACTTAATAAAAGTTCATCTTCAGCACAGATCATTCCATTTGATTCAACTCCTCTGATCTTTGCTTTTTTAATTACAAAATTTCCGTTAGGAATTTCGGTGCCAATTGGTGCAAAAACAATTTTCTGACCAGCTTTTACATTTGAAGCACCACAGACAACTTGCAAGACTTCTTTACCGTCAAAAACTTTACATATAGTAAGTTTATCTGCATTGGGATGTTTTTCTGTTTCTTTTACAAATCCAACAACAAAACTTTTATAAAGGTTTGCCTGATTAATTACATCTTCAACTTCCAGCCCGGACATTGTTAGTTTGGAAACAATTTCATCTGTTGTAATGCCCTCCAGATTAACTAATTCTTTTATCCAGCTTAGTAAAATTTTCATTTCTTATTCCGAATTAAAACTGTTTTAAGAATCTGATATCGTTATCAAAAAAGATTCTGATATCGGTAATACCATATTTTAGCAATGCAATTCTTTCAATACCCATTCCGAAAGCATATCCGGAAAATTTTTCAGAATCATAATTAACAAATTTATACACATTTGGATCAACCATACCGCAGCCAAGAATTTCGAGCCAGCCGGAATCTTTACAAATCTTGCATCCTTTACCTTTACATAAATAACAGGTAATATCCATTTCGGCACTTGGCTCAGTAAATGGGAAGAAACTTGGACGGAATCTGTATTTTAGATCCGAGCCATAAAACTGTTTAGCAAAGGATACCAATGTTCCTTTAAGTTCTGCAAAGGTTACATCTGTATCAACATAAATTCCATCTACCTGATGGAACATACAATAACTTCTTGCACTAACTGCTTCATTGCGATAAACCCTGCCGGGCATAATAGCACGTACAGGCGGTGCTTGCTTTTCCATAATTCTTATTTGAACCGGAGTGGTATGTGTACGAAGTAAGAAATCTTTACTGACAAAAAAAGTATCCTGCATATCTCTTGCCGGATGGTCGGATGGAAAATTTAATGATTCAAAGTTATAATAGTCAGATTCAAGTTCTGGTCCTGTAACTACAGAAAACCCCAATCCCTTAAATATGGATTTAATTTCGTCAAGAGTTTGAGTTAAGATGTGTTTGCTTCCGATAATATATTGATTACCAGGTAAGGTTAAATCTATTTTTTTTTCTTTGTTATATTGAAGTGAAGCAATTCTTTCTTTCATTTCTTCAAAATGTGCAGATACTTCGTCTCTAAGCTGATTTAATTTTTTACCGAGTATTGGTTTTTCTTCTTTCGCAGTTTCTTTAAGCTGTTCAAAAAGTTGTGATACTAATCCGTTTCTGCTGAAATATTTAATCCTTATTTCTTCAATATCTTTTAACGAATTAACAGATTTAATATCTGCTAAAAAACTGTCTTTTATTTCAGTAATGTTTTTTTCGAGCATAAGATTTCTTTAAATAGAAAATACCCCCGACGGATAAAATAATTTTCAATAAATCCGAAGAGGGTATAAAATTAATTATTGGAAAACTTAACAACTTCAGCAAAAGCTGAAGGATTTTCAACTGCAAGACTTGCCAGAACTTTTCTGTTGATATCAACACCTTTTTTATTCAGTGCATCTATCAATCTTGAATAAGTTGTACCGTTAGATCTTGCTGCTGCATTAATTCTGGTTATCCATAAAGATCTAAAAACTCTCTTCTTCAATCTTCTATCTCTGTACGCATGGGTTAAACCTTTTTCGATTGCATTTTTTGCTGAGGTTAAAACATTACCTTGATTACCCCAATACCCTTTTGACAGTTTTAACAGTTTTCTTCTTCTTCTATGTGAAGCAACTTTATTTCTTGATCTTGGCATTTTATCATTACTCCTTTATTGAACCATTATCTTTACGCGTTTTTGTTCTGCATCGCTTACTAATGTTCCTTTTCTTAAACTTCTTTTTCTCTTTGTAGATTTAGAAGTTAGAATGTGGCTTTTATAAGCTTTTTTTCTTTTGAATTTTCCTGATGCAGTCTTTTTAAATGTTTTAGATGCACCACGATTGCTTTTCATTTTTGGCATATATAATTATTCCTGCTTATTAGTTTTCTTACCTTTTTTAGATTGAGGAACTAATATGGTAGCCATATTTCTTCCTTCAAGTTTTATGGGAGACTCAACTTTAGATATGTCTTCCAGTTTTTCAATAAATTTTTTCAATAATTCTTCCCCTTGTTCAGTATAAGCCATCTCCCGACCTTTAAACATCACACTTACTTTAACCTTGTTACCATCTTCCAGAAAATTTAGAGCGTGTTTTACTTTAAAATCAAAATCATGTACATCAGTATTAGGGTGTAATCTTATTTCTTTTAAAACCGAAACAATCTGATTTTTCTTTTGAATTTTTTCCCGTTTCTGCTGCTCATATTTATATTTACCAAAATCAATTATCTTACATACTGGCGGAACAGCCTGTGGTGCAATCTCGACCAGATCTTGTCCTCTTTCTTCTGCAAATCTTAAAGCATCTCTAACAGTATATACTCCCAATTGTGTTCCATCAATATCTATCACCCTTATTTTTGGTGCCTTTATTTCTTCGTTTACCCTGACTGATTGTTTCTGTGTGATATAAACCTCTTGCCTTGTTAAAGAATGTAATTACACTTTATTATTTATTTCGACTACAATTTTATCAATAAAATCTGATAAATTCAAAGAACCTTGATCTCCAATTTTATGCTTTCTTACTGAAACAGAACATGATTCCATTTCCTTTTCACCAACAATTAACATATAAGGAACCTTTTTCATTTCCCAATCACG is a window of Ignavibacterium sp. DNA encoding:
- the coaE gene encoding dephospho-CoA kinase (Dephospho-CoA kinase (CoaE) performs the final step in coenzyme A biosynthesis.); this translates as MKIAITGNIGSGKSLFSSFAEKKGFIVLKADDISKEILSKDSEVRNEIIKAFGKQSFINNKPDIKYLAQKVFSDPVSLNKIESILHPRVIKSINDTIKSLEKDNKTVFVESALIYEADMERMFDYVVLIISDRNIRLQRKLKSGITEEDFVKRESSQIAEDEKRKRADFIFANDGSIDDLHSKFNLLLLSLGIL
- the rny gene encoding ribonuclease Y, which gives rise to MDLIIIIPMIVVLIVLFFYLGWMFNTRVGKKSISAAEEKAEQVIQDAKKEAANLKREKLLEVKDEWYKKKVEFDNEVNQKKQKLQNLEKQVQQREENSEKKFDLVLQKEKELRKLEKQLQDFKINLDEKNVEIKKLEAEQNDKLEKISGLTSEEAKKMLVENMINQAKIDASQTIKEIHDRAKTDAKKEAQKIIVQAIQRTAADYSIETTVSVVQIQNDEMKGRIIGKEGRNIRAFESATGVDVIVDDTPEAVILSSFDQFRREIARLSLERLIADGRIHPARIEEVVEKVTQELEEEIQREGENTILQLGLHNMHSDLIKFVGKMKYRSSYGQNLLQHSIEVGYLTGIMAAELGLDPILAKRAGLLHDVGKTVDKNVEGPHALLGYDLTKKYKEHPIVVNAVGSHHEDIEMEHPIAALVQAADAISGARPGARREPLESYVKRLENLEQMAKSFEGVAKTYAIQAGREIRVMVENDKVDDIVADRLAREIAQKIEEEMEYPGQIKVVVIREVRKIGIAK
- a CDS encoding cell division protein ZapA, giving the protein MTEKKKLKIKIFDKEYSLLVENEEIAKELALYVNKVMEETKDELPDQPAQTIAIIACLNIAYDLFIEKNKNREFLIQATDKIKRIKLLLKEPEMSDPS
- the pheT gene encoding phenylalanine--tRNA ligase subunit beta; this encodes MKILLSWIKELVNLEGITTDEIVSKLTMSGLEVEDVINQANLYKSFVVGFVKETEKHPNADKLTICKVFDGKEVLQVVCGASNVKAGQKIVFAPIGTEIPNGNFVIKKAKIRGVESNGMICAEDELLLSDDHSGIMVLDENLETGTPITEALNLNDVILDIAITPNRPDALSFIGVARDLAALFDRDLRMPEVTYSDKGEDAGKEASVIIEDAINCPRYIAKVIRNVQIKESPEWLKDRLEKIGLRPRNNIVDITNFVLYECGQPLHAFDLDKLADKKIIVKSTKTEKDFTTLDSKERKLPVNTLMICDGKREVAIAGVMGGENSEITESTKNILIESAYFNPSSVRKTSKALALSTDASYRFERGTDPNITKFAAERCASLIEQLADGKIVDGLIDVYPKVILPKEIKLRFSRTAKILGYEVSHNKIKTILSRLGLVIKVLDDDNLLVSVPTYRPDIEREIDLIEEIARINGYDNIPTVPKINITLEQKHDETEIDETIRQVACGLGLFEMINNPLQSENDVKIFGNPVKVSNPLSVDMEYLRTTLISGALLTVSRNLRQGVKEINLFEIGNVFNKKTENGIKSFDDFSENQNLLFLISGKEQLKGWNISEKESDIFNLKGIVDSFLLKLSLDNVLIDSYYSTANEIFAYYFKKNYNNVEIGSGGKIKKEVLKQFDINQDVYCFEFNLTELKNVSTQKRRFTEPLKYPKVIRDFAFIFDESVKYLDIKEFIKKKSSQLLKEVSVFDLFESELLGQGKKSIAFTLEYYDNNRTLTEEEVEKDFNNLITLVTKEFNAQLRGK
- the pheS gene encoding phenylalanine--tRNA ligase subunit alpha, translating into MLEKNITEIKDSFLADIKSVNSLKDIEEIRIKYFSRNGLVSQLFEQLKETAKEEKPILGKKLNQLRDEVSAHFEEMKERIASLQYNKEKKIDLTLPGNQYIIGSKHILTQTLDEIKSIFKGLGFSVVTGPELESDYYNFESLNFPSDHPARDMQDTFFVSKDFLLRTHTTPVQIRIMEKQAPPVRAIMPGRVYRNEAVSARSYCMFHQVDGIYVDTDVTFAELKGTLVSFAKQFYGSDLKYRFRPSFFPFTEPSAEMDITCYLCKGKGCKICKDSGWLEILGCGMVDPNVYKFVNYDSEKFSGYAFGMGIERIALLKYGITDIRIFFDNDIRFLKQF
- the rplT gene encoding 50S ribosomal protein L20, translated to MPRSRNKVASHRRRRKLLKLSKGYWGNQGNVLTSAKNAIEKGLTHAYRDRRLKKRVFRSLWITRINAAARSNGTTYSRLIDALNKKGVDINRKVLASLAVENPSAFAEVVKFSNN
- the rpmI gene encoding 50S ribosomal protein L35, which codes for MPKMKSNRGASKTFKKTASGKFKRKKAYKSHILTSKSTKRKRSLRKGTLVSDAEQKRVKIMVQ
- the infC gene encoding translation initiation factor IF-3, with protein sequence MTQKQSVRVNEEIKAPKIRVIDIDGTQLGVYTVRDALRFAEERGQDLVEIAPQAVPPVCKIIDFGKYKYEQQKREKIQKKNQIVSVLKEIRLHPNTDVHDFDFKVKHALNFLEDGNKVKVSVMFKGREMAYTEQGEELLKKFIEKLEDISKVESPIKLEGRNMATILVPQSKKGKKTNKQE